A genomic segment from Synchiropus splendidus isolate RoL2022-P1 chromosome 18, RoL_Sspl_1.0, whole genome shotgun sequence encodes:
- the LOC128749370 gene encoding natural resistance-associated macrophage protein 2-like, producing the protein MFPSPRSGPHPPENISISSLPARLPVDQNGVTTEDCDGDITEGNKAVVTTTQTGVFLPKQSDDDGISGSYFDQRIHVPEDESERCFSFRKLWAFTGPGFLMSIAYLDPGNIESDLQSGAKAGFKLLWVLLGATVIGLLLQRLAARLGVVTGLHLAEVCHRQYRTVPRVVLWIMVELAIIGSDMQEVIGCAIAFSLLSSGRIPLWGGVLITIVDTFFFLFLDKYGLRKLEAFFGLLITVMAITFGYEYVTVGPDQAQLLTGMFVPYCEGCGPLQLTQAVGIVGAVIMPHNIYLHSALVKSRDVNRTNKKEVSDANKYFFVESAIALFVSFIINVFVVAVFAEAFYGRTNAEVHSVCNESGTHHLDLFPLNNQTLEVDIFKGGVVLGCFFGPAALYIWAIGILAAGQSSTMTGTYSGQFVMEGFLNLRWSRFARVLLTRSLAITPTLLVAIFQDVQHLTGMNDFLNVLQSMQLPFALIPILTFTSLPALMNEFANGLVMKIGGGVVIMVVCAINMYFVVVYVTSLTSVWLYVLAAFLSLAYLTFVGYLSWLCLIALGVSRLDPTRRMNHMTILIPQQPEFES; encoded by the exons ATGTTTCCGTCTCCGCGCTCAG GCCCACATCCTCCTGAGAACATCAGCATCTCCTCTCTCCCTGCCAGACTCCCTGTTGACCAGAATGGAGTGACAACTGAGGATTGTG ATGGTGACATTACTGAGGGGAATAAAGCGGTTGTCACGACCACACAAACTGGGGTTTTCCTGCCAAAACAGAGCGATGATGACGGCATTTCTGGCTCCTACTTTGACCAAAGGATTCACGTACCAGAGGACGAGTCAGAG AGATGCTTCAGTTTCCGTAAGCTGTGGGCCTTCACTGGACCTGGGTTTTTGATGAGCATCGCGTACCTGGACCCTGGTAATATCGAATCTGACCTGCAGTCTGGAGCTAAAGCTGGCTTCAAG ctcctctggGTCCTTCTGGGTGCCACAGTGATCGGCCTCCTGCTGCAGAGGCTGGCGGCGCGCCTCGGGGTGGTCACTGGCCTTCACCTGGCTGAAGTCTGTCACCGCCAGTATCGCACT GTTCCTCGTGTGGTCCTGTGGATCATGGTGGAGCTGGCCATCATCGGCTCGGACATGCAGGAGGTCATCGGCTGCGCCATCGCCTTCAGTCTGCTCTCCTCAGGCAG GATCCCGTTGTGGGGCGGAGTGCTCATCACCATCGTGGAcactttcttcttcctcttcttggaTAAATACG GTCTCAGAAAGCTGGAAGCGTTTTTTGGATTGCTCATCACAGTCATGGCCATCACGTTTGGATATGAG TACGTGACGGTGGGTCCGGACCAGGCCCAGCTGCTGACTGGAATGTTTGTACCCTACTGCGAAGGCTGCGGTCCGCTCCAGCTCACCCAGGCTGTGGGCATCGTGGGTGCTGTCATCATGCCGCACAACATCTACCTCCACTCTGCTCTGGTCAAG TCCCGGGATGTCAAtcgaacaaacaaaaaagaggtCAGCGACGCCAACAAGTATTTCTTCGTGGAGTCGGCCATCGCTCTGTTCGTGTCCTTCATCATCAACGTGTTTGTGGTGGCGGTGTTTGCTGAGGCTTTCTACGGTCGAACCAATGCAGAGGTG CACAGTGTCTGCAATGAGAGCGGGACTCATCATTTGGATTTGTTTCCTTTGAACAACCAGACTCTGGAGGTGGACATTTTCAAGGGG GGCGTAGTTCTGGGGTGTTTCTTCGGCCCGGCAGCTCTCTACATCTGGGCCATCGGGATCCTGGCTGCAGGTCAGAGCTCCACCATGACTGGGACGTACTCGGGCCAGTTTGTGATGGAG GGTTTCTTGAACCTCCGCTGGTCACGCTTCGCTCGGGTGTTGCTGACTCGCTCACTGGCTATCACACCCACCCTGCTGGTGGCCATTTTTCAGGACGTGCAGCATCTGACGGGAATGAACGACTTCCTCAACGTGTTGCAGAGCATGCAG TTGCCGTTTGCTCTCATCCCGATCCTTACCTTCACCAGTTTACCAGCGCTCATGAACGAGTTTGCTAATGGACT GGTGATGAAAATCGGAGGGGGCGTGGTGATCATGGTGGTCTGCGCCATCAACATGTACTTTGTGGTGGTTTATGTGACATCGCTGACCAGCGTGTGGTTGTATGTGCTGGCAGCCTTCCTCTCTCTGGCTTACCTGACATTCGTGGGCTACTTG TCGTGGTTGTGTTTGATTGCCCTCGGAGTGTCCCGCTTGGATCCGACCCGGAGAATGAACCACATGACCATCCTGATTCCGCAGCAGCCAGAGTTCGAGTCCTAA
- the ctdsp2 gene encoding carboxy-terminal domain RNA polymerase II polypeptide A small phosphatase 2 has product MESSVITQVQKEDVQVSPKAGQVGRSVLKQPRSCNIFKALFCCLQAQDGSKPSPSLPPPPSQQTLLETQENGEVVKLPSLLPEVKFQDQGKICVVIDLDETLVHSSFKPINNADFIVPVEIEGTTHQVYVLKRPYVDEFLQRMGELFECVLFTASLAKYADPVTDLLDQCGVFRARLFRESCVFHQGCYVKDLSRLGRDLHKTLILDNSPASYIFHPNNAVPVVSWFDDVDDTELLNLLPVFEELSQADDVYARLDQLRGH; this is encoded by the exons ATGGAAAGTTCTGTTATCACCCAAGTGCAAAAAGAAGACGTTCAAGTGTCGCCGAAAGCAG GACAGGTGGGCCGCTCTGTCCTGAAACAACCTCGGAGTTGTAACATCTTCAAGGCACTCTTCTGTTGCCTACAAGCTCAAGATGgctccaaaccatctccatcactACCGCCGCCTCCTTCGCAGCAAACCTTGCTGGAGACACAGGAAAATGGAGAAGTTGTCAAG CTTCCAAGTCTCCTGCCTGAGGTGAAGTTCCAGGACCAGGGGAAGATCTGCGTGGTGATAGACCTGGATGAGACCCTTGTACACAGCTCTTTCAAG ccCATTAACAACGCAGACTTCATCGTGCCTGTCGAGATAGAGGGGACCACACACCAG GTGTATGTGCTGAAGAGGCCGTACGTGGACGAGTTCCTGCAGAGGATGGGCGAGCTGTTTGAATGTGTGCTGTTTACAGCCAGTCTGGCAAAG TATGCCGACCCAGTGACGGACCTGCTGGATCAGTGTGGCGTGTTCCGGGCCCGCTTGTTCCGGGAATCTTGTGTTTTTCACCAAGGCTGCTACGTTAAAGACTTGAGCCGTTTGGGTCGAGACCTTCACAAAACCCTCATCCTCGATAACTCTCCTGCCTCCTACATCTTTCATCCAAACAATGCA GTTCCGGTGGTTTCATGGTTCGATGACGTAGACGATACGGAGCTTCTCAATCTCCTGCCTGTGTTTGAGGAACTAAGTCAAGCTGATGATGTCTATGCCCGGCTGGACCAGCTCAGAGGACATTAA
- the tegt gene encoding probable Bax inhibitor 1, translating to MNVFDRNINLDALFKFSQISHSTQLHLKNVYSSLAVCMFVAAAGAYVHVVARLFQAGLLSALASLGMMVWLTMTPHHPGTEKKRLAILAGFAFFTGVGLGPTLDFVIAVNPSIIVTAFMGTSLIFICFTLSALTAKRRSYLFLGGTLMSGLSLLLLMSLMNIFFGSVMLFKLHMYLGLLIMCGFVLFDTQLIIEKAENGDKDYVSHCVDLFLDFITIFRELMVILAMNDKDKKKKSK from the exons ATGAACGTCTTTGACCGCAACATCAACTTAGACGCGCTCTTCAAATTTTCCCAGAT ATCGCATTCAACCCAGCTGCACTTGAAGAATGTGTACTCCAGCCTGGCAGTGTGTATGTTTGTGGCTGCTGCAGGTGCCTACGTCCATGTCGTCGCACGCCTCTTCCAG GCTGGCCTGCTCTCTGCGCTGGCCTCGCTGGGCATGATGGTCTGGCTGACAATGACTCCACATCATCCTGGGACTGAGAAGAAGCGCCTGGCTATCCTTGCTGGATTTgccttcttcacag GTGTTGGTCTCGGCCCGACTCTGGACTTTGTCATCGCGGTTAATCCGAG CATCATTGTCACTGCCTTCATGGGGACTTCCTTGATTTTCATCTGCTTCACTCTGAGTGCTCTGACTGCCAAACGAAGGAGCTACCTGTTCCTGGGAG GCACGTTGATGTCCGGCCTCAGCCTCCTGCTCTTGATGTCCCTGATGAACATCTTCTTCGGTTCAGTCATGCTGTTCAAG CTGCACATGTACCTGGGTCTGCTCATCATGTGCGGCTTCGTCCTGTTCGACACTCAGCTCATCATTGAGAAGGCAGAAAACGGAGACAAGGATTACGTCTC GCACTGTGTGGAtttgttcctggacttcatcaccatcttcaggGAGCTGATGGTCATCCTGGCCATGAATGACAAG gacaagaagaagaagagcaagtaA
- the LOC128749383 gene encoding tubulin alpha-1C chain-like, giving the protein MKPVQRECISVHVGQAGVQIGNACWELYCLEHGIQPDGQMPSDKTIGGGDDSFNTFFSETGAGKHVPRAVFVDLEPTVIDEVRTGTYRQLFHPEQLITGKEDAANNYARGHYTVGKELIDPVLERLRKLADQCTGLQGFLVFHSFGGGTGSGFTSLLMERLSVDYGKKSKLEFSIYPAPQVSTAVVEPYNSILTTHTTLEHSDCAFMVDNEAIYDICRRNLDIERPTYTNLNRLISQIVSSITASLRFDGALNVDLTEFQTNLVPYPRIHFPLATYAPVISAEKAYHEQLSVAEITNACFEPANQMVKCDPRHGKYMACCLLFRGDVVPKDVNAAIATIKTKRTIQFVDWCPTGFKVGINYQPPTVVPGGDLAKVQRAVCMLSNTTAIAEAWARLDHKFDLMYAKRAFVHWYVGEGMEEGEFSEAREDMAALEKDYEEVGADGDGDDDDEGEEY; this is encoded by the exons ATGAAGCCCGTTCAG CGCGAGTGCATCTCCGTACACGTCGGTCAGGCTGGCGTCCAGATTGGCAATGCCTGCTGGGAGCTGTACTGCCTGGAGCATGGCATCCAGCCGGACGGGCAGATGCCCAGCGACAAAACCATCGGAGGAGGAGACGATTCCTTCAACACCTTCTTCAGTGAAACTGGAGCAGGGAAGCACGTGCCCCGGGCTGTTTTCGTGGACCTGGAGCCCACTGTCATCG ATGAGGTCCGCACCGGAACGTACCGCCAGCTGTTCCACCCCGAGCAGCTGATCACTGGGAAGGAAGACGCCGCCAACAACTACGCCCGCGGACACTACACTGTGGGCAAGGAGCTCATCGATCCAGTGCTGGAAAGGCTCCGCAAATTG GCCGACCAGTGCACAGGGCTGCAGGGCTTCCTGGTCTTCCACAGCTTCGGCGGGGGCACCGGCTCCGGCTTCACCTCCTTGCTGATGGAGCGTCTGTCCGTGGACTACGGCAAGAAGTCCAAGCTGGAGTTCTCCATCTACCCGGCGCCCCAGGTGTCCACGGCCGTGGTGGAGCCCTACAACTCCATCCTGACCACCCACACCACCCTGGAGCACTCGGACTGCGCCTTCATGGTGGACAACGAGGCCATCTACGACATCTGCCGTAGGAACCTGGACATCGAGCGTCCCACTTACACCAACCTCAACAGGCTGATCAGTCAGATCGTGTCCTCCATCACGGCTTCCCTTCGCTTCGACGGGGCCCTCAACGTGGACCTGACCGAGTTCCAGACCAACCTGGTGCCCTACCCTCGTATCCACTTCCCTCTGGCCACCTACGCCCCGGTCATCTCGGCGGAGAAGGCCTACCACGAGCAGCTGTCGGTGGCTGAGATCACCAACGCCTGCTTCGAACCGGCCAATCAGATGGTGAAGTGCGACCCGCGTCACGGCAAGTACATGGCCTGCTGCCTGCTCTTCCGTGGCGATGTGGTGCCCAAAGACGTCAACGCCGCCATCGCCACCATCAAGACCAAGCGCACCATCCAGTTCGTGGACTGGTGCCCCACTGGCTTCAAGGTGGGCATCAACTACCAGCCCCCCACTGTGGTCCCTGGTGGAGACCTGGCCAAGGTCCAGAGAGCCGTGTGCATGTTGAGCAACACCACTGCTATCGCAGAGGCCTGGGCTCGACTCGACCACAAGTTTGACCTGATGTACGCCAAGCGCGCCTTCGTCCATTGGTACGTTGGCGAGGGCATGGAGGAGGGAGAGTTCTCCGAGGCCAGGGAGGACATGGCCGCCCTGGAGAAGGATTATGAGGAGGTGGGAGCggatggtgatggagatgaCGACGATGAAGGAGAAGAGTATTAG
- the LOC128749384 gene encoding tubulin alpha-1B chain-like produces the protein MRECISVHVGQAGVQIGNACWELYCLEHGIQPDGQMPSDKTIGGGDDSFNTFFSETGAGKHVPRAVFVDLEPTVIDEVRTGTYRQLFHPEQLITGKEDAANNYARGHYTIGKELIDQVLDRIRKLADQCTGLQGFLVFHSFGGGTGSGFTSLLMERLSVDYGKKSKLEFSIYPAPQVSTAVVEPYNSILTTHTTLEHSDCAFMVDNEAIYDICRRNLDIERPTYTNLNRLISQIVSSITASLRFDGALNVDLTEFQTNLVPYPRIHFPLATYAPVISAEKAYHEQLSVAEITNACFEPANQMVKCDPRHGKYMACCLLFRGDVVPKDVNAAIATIKTKRTIQFVDWCPTGFKVGINYQPPTVVPGGDLAKVQRAVCMLSNTTAIAEAWARLDHKFDLMYAKRAFVHWYVGEGMEEGEFSEAREDMAALEKDYEEVGVDSIEGEGEEEGEEY, from the exons ATG CGCGAGTGCATCTCCGTTCACGTCGGTCAGGCTGGCGTCCAGATTGGCAATGCCTGCTGGGAGCTGTACTGCCTGGAGCATGGCATCCAGCCGGACGGGCAGATGCCCAGCGACAAAACCATCGGAGGAGGAGACGATTCCTTCAACACCTTCTTCAGTGAAACTGGAGCAGGGAAGCACGTGCCCCGGGCTGTTTTCGTGGACCTGGAGCCCACTGTCATCG ATGAGGTTCGCACCGGAACGTACCGCCAGCTGTTCCACCCCGAGCAGCTGATCACTGGGAAGGAAGACGCCGCCAACAACTACGCCCGCGGACACTACACCATCGGCAAGGAGCTCATCGATCAGGTGCTCGACAGGATCCGCAAACTG GCCGACCAGTGCACAGGGCTGCAGGGCTTCCTGGTCTTCCACAGCTTCGGCGGGGGCACCGGCTCCGGCTTCACCTCCTTGCTGATGGAGCGTCTGTCCGTGGACTACGGCAAGAAGTCCAAGCTGGAGTTCTCCATCTACCCGGCGCCCCAGGTGTCCACGGCCGTGGTGGAGCCCTACAACTCCATCCTGACCACCCACACCACCCTGGAGCACTCGGACTGCGCCTTCATGGTGGACAACGAGGCCATCTACGACATCTGCCGTAGGAACCTGGACATCGAGCGTCCCACTTACACCAACCTCAACAGGCTGATCAGTCAGATCGTGTCCTCCATCACGGCTTCCCTTCGCTTCGACGGGGCCCTCAACGTGGACCTGACCGAGTTCCAGACCAACCTGGTGCCCTACCCTCGTATCCACTTCCCTCTGGCCACCTACGCCCCGGTCATCTCGGCGGAGAAGGCCTACCACGAGCAGCTGTCGGTGGCTGAGATCACCAACGCCTGCTTCGAACCGGCCAATCAGATGGTGAAGTGCGACCCGCGTCACGGCAAGTACATGGCCTGCTGCCTGCTCTTCCGTGGCGATGTGGTGCCCAAAGACGTCAACGCCGCCATCGCCACCATCAAGACCAAGCGCACCATCCAGTTCGTGGACTGGTGCCCCACTGGCTTCAAGGTGGGCATCAACTACCAGCCCCCCACTGTGGTCCCTGGTGGAGACCTGGCCAAGGTCCAGAGAGCCGTGTGCATGTTGAGCAACACCACTGCTATCGCAGAGGCCTGGGCTCGACTCGACCACAAGTTTGACCTGATGTACGCCAAGCGCGCCTTCGTCCACTGGTACGTTGGCGAGGGCATGGAGGAGGGAGAGTTCTCCGAGGCCAGGGAGGACATGGCCGCCCTGGAGAAGGATTACGAGGAGGTGGGCGTCGACTCCATCGAGggggaaggtgaagaggaaggagaggaataTTAA
- the LOC128749385 gene encoding tubulin alpha-1B chain, protein MRECISIHVGQAGVQIGNACWELYCLEHGIQPDGQMPSDKTLGGGDDSFNTFFSETGAGKHVPRAVFVDLEPTVIDEVRTGTYRQLFHPEQLITGKEDAANNYARGHYTIGKEIIDLVLDRIRKLADQCTGLQGFLVFHSFGGGTGSGFTSLLMERLSVDYGKKSKLEFSIYPAPQVSTAVVEPYNSILTTHTTLEHSDCAFMVDNEAIYDICRRNLDIERPTYTNLNRLISQIVSSITASLRFDGALNVDLTEFQTNLVPYPRIHFPLATYAPVISAEKAYHEQLSVAEITNACFEPANQMVKCDPRHGKYMACCLLFRGDVVPKDVNAAIATIKTKRTIQFVDWCPTGFKVGINYQPPTVVPGGDLAKVQRAVCMLSNTTAIAEAWARLDHKFDLMYAKRAFVHWYVGEGMEEGEFSEAREDMAALEKDYEEVGVDSIEGEGEEEGEEY, encoded by the exons ATG cgcgagtgcatctccattcacgtCGGTCAGGCTGGCGTCCAGATTGGCAATGCCTGCTGGGAGCTGTACTGCCTGGAGCATGGCATCCAGCCGGACGGGCAGATGCCCAGCGACAAGACTCTTGGAGGAGGAGACGATTCCTTCAACACCTTCTTCAGTGAAACTGGAGCAGGGAAGCATGTGCCCCGGGCTGTTTTCGTGGACCTGGAGCCCACTGTCATCG ATGAGGTTCGCACCGGAACGTACCGCCAGCTGTTCCACCCAGAGCAGCTGATCACTGGGAAGGAAGACGCCGCCAACAACTACGCCCGCGGACACTACACCATCGGCAAAGAGATCATCGACCTGGTCTTGGACAGGATCCGCAAACTG GCCGACCAGTGCACAGGGCTGCAGGGCTTCCTGGTCTTCCACAGCTTCGGCGGGGGCACCGGCTCCGGCTTCACCTCCTTGCTGATGGAGCGTCTGTCCGTGGACTACGGCAAGAAGTCCAAGCTGGAGTTCTCCATCTACCCGGCGCCCCAGGTGTCCACGGCCGTGGTGGAGCCCTACAACTCCATCCTGACCACCCACACCACCCTGGAGCACTCGGACTGCGCCTTCATGGTGGACAACGAGGCCATCTACGACATCTGCCGTAGGAACCTGGACATCGAGCGTCCCACTTACACCAACCTCAACAGGCTGATCAGTCAGATCGTGTCCTCCATCACGGCTTCCCTTCGCTTCGACGGGGCCCTCAACGTGGACCTGACCGAGTTCCAGACCAACCTGGTGCCCTACCCTCGTATCCACTTCCCTCTGGCCACCTACGCCCCGGTCATCTCGGCGGAGAAGGCCTACCACGAGCAGCTGTCGGTGGCTGAGATCACCAACGCCTGCTTCGAACCGGCCAATCAGATGGTGAAGTGCGACCCGCGTCACGGCAAGTACATGGCCTGCTGCCTGCTCTTCCGTGGCGATGTGGTGCCCAAAGACGTCAACGCCGCCATCGCCACCATCAAGACCAAGCGCACCATCCAGTTCGTGGACTGGTGCCCCACTGGCTTCAAGGTGGGCATCAACTACCAGCCCCCCACTGTGGTCCCTGGTGGAGACCTGGCCAAGGTCCAGAGAGCCGTGTGCATGTTGAGCAACACCACTGCTATCGCAGAGGCCTGGGCTCGACTCGACCACAAGTTTGACCTGATGTACGCCAAGCGCGCCTTCGTCCACTGGTACGTTGGCGAGGGCATGGAGGAGGGAGAGTTCTCCGAGGCCAGGGAGGACATGGCCGCCCTGGAGAAGGATTACGAGGAGGTGGGCGTCGACTCCATCGAGggggaaggtgaagaggaaggagaggaatattaa